The Xanthomonas sp. CFBP 8443 genome has a window encoding:
- a CDS encoding TonB-dependent receptor — MNFLHRHPLVFAVSLSLLAGSPGLAIAQQAVPAAPESATTLDSVQVTGTRIRRAELEGQVPVQTLSRADIERTGLNSIGDVLQELTASGSALNAKFNSSGNFGFPPDGSGVGAGSAQVDLRHLGAKRVLVLVDGMRWVNESSASGVGSSTDLNTIPLAIVERIEVLEDGASSLYGSDAIAGVVNIITRRKFDGGQVTLNYGQYDKGDGASKGFDLAWGHSTERTSLFLGASYTKQDPIYARDRKQSLYPVPGTGLSFASSATPDGRFIFVDPVTGAEQDLTLNSGVRGPAYDGSAGCTRSDDYHCFGTSDRYNFAASNLLLTPSERKGVFGQFRYFFNDDVQWYLKVLGNRRESTNQAGPEPIFLGPDAGTGNPLADNIVISAANPYNPFGFDLDSASNLIMIGRRPVEGGARVFEQRVDTQYVGTGFIGSFESADRTWFWDVNGAYSKNKAEQTNYGSYNIYNINLALGDPAACAAVAGCVPLDIFGGAGSITPEMLRWIQPVVRDRSQNELTQFTANLSSDLFTLPAGAVSFATGVEYRKYEGWYQPDPLTVIGHYNGVPSLPTEGSYDVKEAYLELSVPIFADSPLGDKLDLSLAGRYSDYSTFGGKFTPKYGLRWQVSPDFVLRTSFAEGFRAPTIGELYGSAARADLTLSDPCSIGLGGTPPRGSAANCAALGVPAGYQQANSQISVTTGGNRALEPEEARSFSAGFVWSPWFASNVPWSDRFDVEVTFYRHDIEGAIQAINAQTQLDLCVDSLDPTYCTGITRASTGGINGFNNRLTNLGSIKTDGWDVDLFWTSPETAAGRFKIGWQNTFVTRYVATGAAGQVQPQEPGVEVVDSAIPEWTSNLTLDWSLDRWNASWTVRHISELTEQCGDAVAFPVCSDQAAGTNTLDATTYHDVQLGYRIDWLKGLTVSGGVNNVFDKDPPICLSCSLNGYDASTYDIPGGRYLYVRADLKF; from the coding sequence ATGAATTTCCTGCACCGCCATCCTTTGGTTTTCGCCGTTTCGTTGTCCTTGCTGGCCGGTTCGCCCGGGCTGGCCATCGCCCAGCAGGCCGTGCCCGCTGCCCCCGAGTCGGCCACCACCCTGGACAGCGTCCAGGTCACCGGCACGCGCATCCGCAGGGCCGAGCTGGAAGGCCAGGTGCCGGTGCAGACGCTGAGCCGCGCCGACATCGAACGCACCGGGTTGAACTCGATCGGCGACGTGTTGCAGGAGCTGACCGCGTCCGGCTCGGCGTTGAACGCCAAGTTCAACTCCTCCGGCAACTTCGGCTTCCCGCCGGACGGCAGCGGTGTCGGCGCCGGTTCTGCGCAGGTGGACCTGCGCCATCTGGGCGCCAAGCGGGTGCTGGTGCTGGTCGACGGCATGCGCTGGGTCAATGAGTCCTCGGCCTCGGGCGTGGGCTCGTCCACCGACCTCAACACCATCCCGTTGGCCATCGTCGAGCGGATCGAAGTGCTGGAGGACGGCGCCTCGTCGCTGTACGGCTCCGACGCCATCGCCGGCGTGGTCAACATCATCACCCGGCGCAAGTTCGACGGCGGCCAGGTCACGCTGAACTACGGCCAGTACGACAAGGGCGACGGCGCCAGCAAGGGCTTCGACCTGGCCTGGGGCCACAGTACCGAGCGCACCAGCCTGTTCCTGGGCGCCAGCTACACCAAGCAGGACCCGATCTACGCGCGCGATCGCAAGCAGTCGCTGTATCCGGTGCCCGGCACCGGGCTCAGCTTCGCCAGCTCGGCCACGCCGGACGGTCGCTTCATCTTCGTCGATCCGGTCACCGGCGCCGAGCAGGACCTGACCCTGAACAGCGGCGTGCGCGGCCCGGCCTACGACGGCAGCGCCGGCTGCACGCGCAGCGACGACTACCACTGCTTCGGTACCTCCGACCGCTACAACTTCGCCGCCTCCAACCTGCTGCTGACCCCGTCCGAACGCAAGGGCGTGTTCGGCCAGTTCCGCTACTTCTTCAACGACGACGTGCAGTGGTACCTGAAGGTGCTCGGCAACCGCCGCGAGTCGACCAACCAGGCCGGGCCGGAACCGATCTTCCTCGGCCCGGATGCCGGCACCGGCAATCCGCTGGCCGACAACATCGTCATCTCCGCGGCCAACCCGTACAACCCGTTCGGCTTCGACCTGGATTCGGCCAGCAACCTGATCATGATCGGGCGCCGGCCGGTGGAAGGCGGCGCGCGCGTGTTCGAGCAGCGCGTGGATACCCAGTACGTCGGCACCGGCTTCATCGGCAGCTTCGAGAGCGCCGACCGCACCTGGTTCTGGGACGTCAACGGCGCCTACAGCAAGAACAAGGCCGAGCAGACCAACTACGGCAGCTACAACATCTACAACATCAACCTGGCGCTGGGCGACCCGGCCGCATGCGCGGCGGTGGCCGGCTGCGTGCCGCTGGATATCTTCGGCGGCGCCGGCAGCATCACTCCGGAGATGCTGCGCTGGATCCAGCCGGTGGTGCGCGACCGCAGCCAGAACGAGCTGACCCAGTTCACCGCCAACCTCAGCAGCGACCTGTTCACCCTGCCGGCCGGTGCGGTGTCCTTCGCCACCGGCGTGGAATACCGCAAGTACGAGGGCTGGTACCAGCCCGATCCGCTGACCGTGATCGGCCACTACAACGGCGTGCCGTCGTTGCCGACCGAGGGCAGCTACGACGTCAAGGAGGCCTACCTCGAACTGAGCGTGCCGATCTTCGCCGACTCGCCGCTGGGCGACAAACTCGACCTGAGCCTGGCCGGGCGCTATTCCGACTACTCCACCTTCGGCGGCAAGTTCACCCCGAAGTACGGCCTGCGCTGGCAGGTGTCGCCGGACTTCGTGCTGCGCACCAGTTTCGCCGAAGGCTTCCGCGCACCGACCATCGGCGAACTGTACGGCTCGGCCGCGCGCGCCGACCTGACCCTGTCCGATCCGTGCTCGATCGGCCTCGGCGGCACCCCGCCGCGCGGCAGCGCCGCCAACTGCGCCGCGCTCGGCGTGCCGGCCGGCTACCAGCAGGCCAACTCGCAGATCTCGGTGACCACCGGCGGCAACCGCGCGCTGGAGCCGGAGGAAGCGCGCAGCTTCAGCGCCGGCTTCGTGTGGAGCCCGTGGTTCGCCAGCAACGTGCCGTGGTCGGACCGCTTCGACGTCGAGGTGACCTTCTACCGCCACGACATCGAAGGTGCGATCCAGGCGATCAACGCGCAGACCCAGCTCGACCTGTGCGTGGACTCGCTCGATCCGACCTATTGCACCGGCATCACCCGCGCCTCCACCGGCGGCATCAACGGCTTCAACAACCGCTTGACCAACCTCGGCTCGATCAAGACCGACGGCTGGGACGTGGACCTGTTCTGGACCTCGCCGGAGACCGCGGCCGGACGCTTCAAGATCGGCTGGCAGAACACCTTCGTCACCCGCTATGTCGCCACCGGCGCCGCCGGCCAGGTGCAGCCGCAGGAACCGGGCGTGGAAGTGGTGGACAGCGCGATCCCGGAGTGGACCAGCAACCTGACCCTGGACTGGTCGCTCGATCGCTGGAACGCGTCGTGGACGGTGCGGCACATTTCCGAACTGACCGAGCAGTGCGGCGACGCGGTGGCGTTCCCGGTATGCAGCGACCAGGCGGCCGGCACCAACACGCTGGATGCGACCACCTACCACGACGTGCAGCTGGGGTACCGCATCGACTGGCTGAAGGGCCTGACCGTCAGCGGCGGCGTCAACAACGTCTTCGACAAGGACCCGCCGATCTGCCTGTCGTGCTCGCTCAACGGCTACGACGCGTCCACCTACGACATCCCGGGCGGGCGCTATCTGTACGTGCGTGCGGACCTGAAGTTCTAG
- a CDS encoding transglycosylase SLT domain-containing protein, which translates to MKLRTSLLLLAAALCGTAPALAQNLDAQRPALRAAIDAAERGQFDPAQAAPFRQHPLYGWLEYANLRRNIDRVSDAQAQDFLKRYAGQPVAESFRTLWLPALARRQDWPALLANWKPTDNTGLRCAQLNARQATGRADAQWVDEAQALWRSSGKSLPDACDSVFAVLQARGGMTDALRWTRVEAAADAQQPAVMRSAARGLPAAELALANDYAAFLDAVHTRALTWPKTERSRKVAVDGLEKLAKTDPDAAERQLPQFAQALQLSEAQRGEVLYQIALWTVASYGPDSARRLNAVPESAYDERLHEWRAREAMSRGDWPAALAAIRKMAPAQRSDSRWQYFEARLAEKTGNAGEAQRLYREAAKSATFHGFMAADRLKQPYALCPWEPNDSAQAQAAVARDPALVRALELFKIERASWAVAEWNDALSRFDDTRRRIAVEVARDNGWFDRAVFSLGKSPDEQRLYSLRFPLHHDATIRREAGKNAIDPAWVAAEIRAESIFNPNARSPANAMGLMQVLPATGASVARNLGLAGYGGAASLYDPDTNIAIGTAYLRQLLNTYGLPYLTIAAYNAGPGPAQRWQSQRPGHDADFWIETISYKETREYVARILAFSVIYDWRLNGDALPVSDRMLGKLDAPRKKFVCPSTGANAGTGQ; encoded by the coding sequence ATGAAATTGCGCACGTCTCTCCTGCTGCTCGCCGCCGCGTTATGCGGCACCGCTCCCGCCCTCGCCCAGAACCTGGATGCCCAGCGTCCGGCGCTGCGCGCGGCGATCGACGCCGCCGAGCGCGGCCAGTTCGATCCCGCCCAGGCGGCGCCATTCAGGCAGCATCCGCTGTACGGCTGGCTCGAATACGCCAACCTGCGCCGCAACATCGACCGCGTCTCCGACGCGCAGGCGCAGGATTTCCTCAAGCGCTACGCCGGGCAACCGGTGGCCGAGAGTTTCCGCACGCTGTGGCTGCCGGCGCTGGCGCGGCGCCAGGATTGGCCGGCGCTGCTGGCCAACTGGAAGCCCACCGACAACACCGGCCTGCGCTGTGCCCAGCTCAACGCGCGCCAGGCCACCGGCCGCGCCGATGCGCAATGGGTCGACGAGGCGCAGGCATTGTGGCGCAGCAGCGGCAAGTCGCTGCCGGATGCCTGCGACTCGGTGTTCGCGGTGCTGCAGGCGCGCGGCGGCATGACCGACGCATTGCGCTGGACGCGCGTGGAAGCGGCGGCCGACGCGCAGCAGCCGGCGGTGATGCGCAGCGCCGCGCGCGGCCTGCCCGCCGCCGAGCTGGCCCTGGCCAACGACTACGCGGCGTTCCTGGACGCGGTGCATACGCGTGCGCTGACCTGGCCGAAGACCGAGCGCAGCCGCAAGGTGGCGGTGGACGGCCTGGAAAAACTGGCCAAGACCGATCCGGATGCCGCCGAGCGGCAGTTGCCGCAGTTCGCCCAGGCGCTGCAGCTGAGCGAGGCGCAACGCGGCGAGGTGCTGTACCAGATCGCGCTGTGGACCGTGGCGTCCTACGGCCCGGATTCGGCGCGCCGGCTCAACGCGGTGCCCGAGTCCGCCTACGACGAACGCCTGCACGAGTGGCGCGCGCGCGAGGCGATGTCGCGCGGCGACTGGCCCGCGGCGCTGGCGGCGATCCGCAAGATGGCGCCGGCCCAGCGCAGCGATTCGCGCTGGCAGTATTTCGAGGCGCGGCTGGCGGAGAAGACCGGCAATGCCGGCGAGGCGCAGCGGCTGTACCGCGAGGCGGCCAAGTCCGCCACCTTCCACGGCTTCATGGCCGCCGACCGGCTCAAGCAGCCGTACGCGCTGTGCCCGTGGGAGCCCAACGACAGCGCGCAGGCGCAGGCCGCGGTCGCGCGCGATCCGGCATTGGTGCGCGCGCTGGAACTGTTCAAGATCGAGCGCGCGTCCTGGGCGGTGGCCGAATGGAACGACGCGCTGAGCCGCTTCGACGACACCCGGCGGCGCATCGCGGTGGAAGTGGCGCGCGACAACGGCTGGTTCGACCGCGCAGTGTTCTCGCTGGGCAAGTCGCCGGACGAGCAGCGCCTGTATTCGCTGCGCTTCCCGTTGCACCATGACGCCACCATCCGCCGCGAAGCCGGCAAGAACGCCATCGACCCCGCCTGGGTCGCCGCCGAAATCCGCGCCGAGAGCATCTTCAATCCGAACGCGCGTTCGCCGGCCAATGCGATGGGCCTGATGCAGGTGCTGCCGGCCACCGGCGCCAGCGTCGCCAGGAACCTCGGACTGGCCGGATACGGCGGTGCCGCCAGCCTGTACGACCCGGACACCAACATCGCCATCGGCACCGCCTACCTGCGCCAGCTGCTGAATACCTACGGCCTGCCGTACCTGACCATCGCCGCCTACAACGCCGGCCCCGGCCCGGCGCAGCGCTGGCAGAGCCAACGCCCCGGCCACGACGCCGACTTCTGGATCGAGACGATCAGCTACAAGGAAACCCGCGAATACGTCGCACGCATCCTCGCCTTCAGCGTGATCTACGACTGGCGCCTCAACGGCGACGCACTGCCGGTCAGCGACCGCATGCTCGGCAAGCTGGACGCGCCGCGCAAGAAGTTCGTCTGCCCATCCACCGGCGCCAACGCCGGGACCGGACAATGA
- a CDS encoding multifunctional CCA addition/repair protein, which produces MKTYLVGGAVRDSLLKQPPGDRDWVVVGATPQQMLELGYKQVGRDFPVFLHPHNGEEYALARTERKSGRGYHGFVVDADPSVTLEEDLQRRDFTINAIARDEDSGALVDPYGGVRDIEQRVLRHIGPAFGEDPLRVLRAARFMARLAPLGFSVAPETLALMREMAASGELDTLVPERVWQELRRSLAAAQPSAFLRTLHDADALRSVLPELDALYGVPQRAEYHPEIDTGRHQELVSDMAARLAPGDALIGFAALTHDLGKALTPEAEWPRHVMHEQRGVTPLRALCERLKLPQEHRQLAEIACREHLNVHRLAELRDRTVHELLQRCDGFRKPERIAQLALVCEADKRGRLGSEDADYPQGRELQRLHAAALAVNARDLAAQGLSGPQIGEALAKARIKAIAAARGAPAD; this is translated from the coding sequence ATGAAGACCTACCTCGTCGGCGGCGCCGTCCGCGACAGCCTGCTCAAGCAGCCGCCCGGCGACCGCGACTGGGTCGTGGTCGGTGCCACGCCGCAGCAGATGCTGGAACTGGGCTACAAGCAGGTCGGCCGCGATTTCCCGGTGTTCCTGCATCCGCACAACGGCGAGGAATACGCGCTGGCGCGCACCGAGCGCAAGTCCGGACGCGGCTACCACGGCTTCGTCGTCGATGCCGATCCGTCGGTGACGTTGGAAGAAGACCTGCAGCGGCGCGACTTCACCATCAACGCGATCGCCCGCGACGAGGACAGCGGTGCGCTGGTCGATCCGTACGGCGGCGTGCGCGACATCGAGCAGCGCGTACTGCGCCATATCGGCCCCGCGTTCGGCGAAGACCCGCTGCGCGTGCTGCGCGCCGCGCGCTTCATGGCGCGGCTAGCGCCGCTGGGCTTCAGCGTGGCGCCGGAAACACTGGCGCTGATGCGCGAGATGGCGGCCAGCGGCGAACTGGACACGCTGGTGCCCGAACGCGTGTGGCAGGAACTGCGGCGCAGCCTGGCCGCGGCGCAGCCATCGGCGTTCCTGCGCACGCTGCACGACGCCGACGCGCTGCGCAGCGTGCTGCCGGAACTGGACGCGCTGTACGGCGTGCCGCAGCGCGCCGAATACCATCCCGAGATCGATACCGGCCGCCACCAGGAACTGGTCAGCGACATGGCCGCGCGGCTCGCGCCGGGCGATGCGCTGATCGGTTTCGCCGCACTGACCCACGACCTGGGCAAGGCGCTGACGCCTGAAGCGGAATGGCCCCGCCACGTGATGCACGAACAGCGCGGCGTCACCCCGCTGCGCGCACTGTGCGAGCGCCTGAAGCTGCCGCAGGAACACCGCCAGCTGGCCGAGATCGCCTGCCGCGAGCACTTGAACGTGCATCGCCTGGCCGAGCTGCGCGATCGCACCGTGCACGAACTGCTGCAGCGCTGCGACGGCTTCCGCAAGCCCGAGCGCATCGCGCAACTGGCGCTGGTGTGCGAGGCCGACAAGCGCGGCCGCCTCGGCAGCGAGGACGCCGACTACCCGCAGGGCCGCGAACTGCAGCGACTGCACGCCGCGGCGCTGGCGGTCAACGCCCGCGACCTGGCCGCGCAGGGCCTGAGCGGCCCACAGATCGGGGAGGCGCTGGCGAAGGCGCGGATCAAGGCGATCGCCGCGGCGCGCGGCGCGCCCGCGGACTGA